The nucleotide sequence gacagcagcagcagcagcctCTGCAGCAACAGCCTGGGCCACAACGTCAAATAGTTGTCAGAAGATTTCAAATTGCATTTCAGCTAGATATTTTGCTTATTTTGAAGCTAGCTGCGGTGATATTTTTGTTCAATCAAGATGGATCGAGACAGAGGCTTGTTCTGCTTGTGTTCTTAGCTTCGCTTGTCTACCTGTAAGAATTTGTCGGTTATGATCACCTTTTTAATATCCttctcatttatttattattttattatgaatAAACAATTTGGTCTTAGAAAGCTGTTGTGAACGTTGAGTTTTGTTTGGATGTgtcaaatgctgcaaactgtagAGAATATCGAGCAACCAATTTTTGGATAAAATTACTACACATATATACTGTTAACATAACCTATATGAATTAGAATGTGGATATCCTAAAAGATAACAATAAAGCTGGTcctttttctttgaaaaaaagaagCTAGTTGGCCCTATATTGGTTTTCTATTTGTATCGTTCTCCTAAATAGCATTCAGATCTCCACTTGCTTTTATAGTCTATAATATTCCTTAGTTTCCTTTCTTGGGCATAGCCTTTTGGTGCTTTTTGTATCCTTCTGGTCTCTCTTAATGATTGTGGATTGCTAGAGTGCATTGTTCATTGTCTTGAAGGTGAACCCTCTAGCTTTTCTCCCGATCATTTTTGCTGGTTTACTGGCCCCATTGGATATGTCTACACCACAAGTAACCAACTCGTTTAAGTGTCTTTAGTGCTATAATGCCTCTACAGTTTTGTATTTGTTAGTTGTTTcttttaaggataaaataatataatgttaTGTATTTTAGTGGAATGAACAATGAAGGAGGGAAGGCTTACTGTTATGTTGTTATGTTCATTGAAATACATGTAATTTATATAATTTGTCATCGAGTCATGCCATATATTTTCTGTTGGTGATTGTAGATATCAAACTGGAGCTCTGGCACCTTTGGTACGATGGCTTTCACAAGGAATGCAGAGGGCAGCTGCACCTCCCCAGCCACCTAGGCCGGCTGTCAGGGCAGATAATGTACCAGCTGCCGGAAGGCAAGGAAATGGGAATGTTGCAGCTGGAGGTACGTCCGTTCAATTCATGTACGATGAACAGATAAATGCATCTTAGGTGGTGCACATGGGGACTCTGGGCTTTTTGTAATGCCCAGCACCATCTTGGGGCATAACCATTTACATTAATTATACGTACGCTCTCGAAAGAAAGATAACACATTGCAGGCTGGAGTACTGATAAATGGATAgctaatggcaatttcaatgctTGGTTCTTTCTTTATGTGTTGGTTTCAAAATTTTAATCCCTCGTTGCAAAATTCATGCTTCAATAAAGTTGTTTTCATGTCAGTCTTGAATGTCACCTCGGAACGGCGCCCTTTATTGGATTACTTCTAAGCATAAGATTTAACTCTTTATTATTTGTTCTGACAGAGGGACAACCTGGAGGCGAGAATGAGAATCAACAAGGTAACGACGTAAATAGGGTAGGCGAGAACGAGCATGCAGCGGAACCTGGTGCTGCTGATGGTGGAAATCGCTGGTGGGGTATTGCAAAAGAGATACAAATGATTATCTTTGGGTTCATCACTTCTCTTCTTCCAGGTTTTCACAACATTGATTAGACTGTACAGATCAAAGTAGCAGTAGATAGCAAAGAGAGGGATAATGAGAACTTTCCTTGTTTCCATAATTTCAGTGGCCAGTTACTACTGCTAACTTGTGTTTGTGAGAACATTAAATGTACTGATAGATATATTCTCTCCTTTTTGGTCATAAGTTTGCATGTCAGTCTTGCTCTCAGTTTGATTGGCAAGGCTTTGTGTTTAATTAAAATGGAAATAGTTGCTAAGATCTCTTTCGTTCGTTTATAATTGAGAAAAAGGTCGAGAAGAGAGAGAATGATTATTGTGGTGAATAAAACATGCCAAATTCATTTTCAGCATGAGACATAACTTTTTATCGTACGTAACTCATAAAGAGTAGTGAACTAGGGATCATATTCTAATTGGTTTGATGATTCCGACCCTCCTTTTAGAGGACCTTTGTTTTACGTGGATAAAGAAAGTATATTCTAATTCTTGGATTAATTTATAGGCAAAATATATAAACGGCCCCTTTAAGTTGTCCTCAGCGATCATTCAAACACTTCAACTGAGCCTATTTCCAGTTAGACAGTTCTGCTAAGTAGAAATATGTCTCTTAAACCCCTTACGCTGACATGGCAAATTTTGTGTATTACACTCGATTGGAGCGCGTAAAACTTTTTCAAATTAGGTTTatcctttttttccttccaaatctCAATGTGGACCCCACCTCCTTCTTCTCCACACCAGATCTTTCTTTCCACCTTCCCCTTCCATGTCATAAAACCATCAGGTAGCGCCACCACAAGATATCCATTGAGCTTCATCATTTTCGGAATTACATAGATAAAGcatattttttacttttctttgttCCATAGAAACTCATAAAGAAAAAAACACATCCTGGACAGAATTTCCCTCACCATCACAACCACCGGCCACCACTAAACAAATCCAAAATATCAAATCTAACAGCTAATTTCAGTGCCATGTCCAAGCCTCAATTCAATTATACATCTCTATCACATACAACAATCAATCGTAACACATTCCTCTCACCATTTTCCATTAGACTAAACACCAAATCACTTAGAGAACACACATCGAAAGACCTTTGATGTTCTCCGTATCATCTCCAGCATTATACCACCAAAGAACCACTATCACATCCTTTATCTCCCTTTACcccaaaattttaatttcaccACAATTGAATTTGGCAATTGGTCCTTCACTGGTGAATATCAATCAATTAAGTGGGTTAGGGTGATTTCTGATTTGGttttgagaaagaaaagaaaaaaaaagtggaGGGGGTTTGGCAGGCGACGGTGACCTAATAATTGGGGTCGGTAGGAAAAGTTAATACATATTTTTTTTAGACAAATACACGTGTCATTTGATGATTTGTCTGTTTGAC is from Nicotiana tabacum cultivar K326 chromosome 18, ASM71507v2, whole genome shotgun sequence and encodes:
- the LOC107802081 gene encoding uncharacterized protein LOC107802081: MAEEHENHTSTSQQQSYSSASSYQKSPQEPLNKQTQLPSFHGSPLLNYQMLQSMYPTQLPGAFNTQPIQEELNRGPGLYAVPMGQYGGFPPNTLIPFTYTVPTGPSTPDNGTVGEEQGQMGQQQQQPLQQQPGPQRQIVVRRFQIAFQLDILLILKLAAVIFLFNQDGSRQRLVLLVFLASLVYLYQTGALAPLVRWLSQGMQRAAAPPQPPRPAVRADNVPAAGRQGNGNVAAGEGQPGGENENQQGNDVNRVGENEHAAEPGAADGGNRWWGIAKEIQMIIFGFITSLLPGFHNID